From a region of the Lactuca sativa cultivar Salinas chromosome 4, Lsat_Salinas_v11, whole genome shotgun sequence genome:
- the LOC111901941 gene encoding uncharacterized protein LOC111901941 isoform X1, which translates to MVKTRSMTRNQNHDDTLAPSKNRIMTCDLWSDLNHDVLILVMMQLGVVDFLAFSRVCKSWRSLALSNKNKFIVSRPPMTISISTDPNVKEFYLKDFEGSELKTILPHLDYKTCIGVSCGYLILFSEKRKDFWLLNPITRHDLHVPFRDAYPDPHSLRGILVFSPIISRWVFVVFGQYSRNIWFCIVGKQEWNHISTPFYINDLHALKGNVYTIHNDSCLCEVRLYPTPKVTILEIKNSPKGYFDFPVFVSLGENLYVIDRLLDKKIQEINLSKMEWVSCEKTVEEYAIFISKDMLPAGFVGIEWWFDLHSQCGKFYVSAQSGKNKLFFAKMWYFFHDCLNVIFLDQ; encoded by the coding sequence ATGGTTAAGACAAGGAGCATGACTAGAAACCAGAACCATGATGATACACTTGCACCTAGCAAAAACAGGATCATGACTTGTGATCTTTGGTCAGATCTTAACCATGATGTGCTTATTTTAGTAATGATGCAATTAGGAGTTGTTGATTTTCTTGCATTCAGCAGAGTTTGTAAGTCATGGAGATCACTTGCACTGTCTAACAAGAACAAGTTTATAGTGTCCAGACCACCCATGACCATATCTATTTCTACTGATCCTAATGTGAAAGAGTTTTACTTAAAGGACTTTGAAGGAAGCGAGTTGAAAACCATTCTTCCTCATCTGGATTATAAAACATGTATTGGAGTAAGTTGTGGTTACTTGATTCTGTTTAGTGAGAAAAGAAAGGACTTCTGGCTTCTGAATCCTATCACAAGGCATGACCTTCATGTCCCTTTCCGTGATGCCTACCCCGACCCTCATTCTCTAAGGGGTATTCTTGTCTTTTCACCTATAATATCTCGGTGGGTGTTTGTTGTGTTTGGTCAATACTCTCGTAATATATGGTTTTGTATTGTTGGTAAACAAGAATGGAATCATATCTCCACCCCTTTCTACATCAATGATTTACATGCTTTAAAGGGAAACGTATATACCATACACAATGATAGCTGTTTGTGTGAAGTGAGACTTTATCCAACACCCAAAGTGACAATACTTGAAATCAAGAATTCTCCAAAGGGATACTTTGATTTTCCCGTGTTTgtaagtttgggtgaaaatctttATGTGATTGATCGACTTctagacaagaagattcaagaaatAAATCTTAGCAAAATGGAATGGGTGTCATGTGAAAAGACAGTAGAAGAATATGCAATCTTTATTAGCAAGGATATGCTGCCTGCTGGTTTTGTAGGAATAGAGTGGTGGTTTGATCTTCACTCACAATGTGGGAAATTTTACGTTTCTGCTCAAAGTGGAAAAAACAAGTTGTTTTTTGCAAAAATGTGGTATTTTTTCCATGATTGTTTAAATGTTATTTTTCTAGATCAGTGA
- the LOC111901941 gene encoding uncharacterized protein LOC111901941 isoform X2 produces the protein MTISISTDPNVKEFYLKDFEGSELKTILPHLDYKTCIGVSCGYLILFSEKRKDFWLLNPITRHDLHVPFRDAYPDPHSLRGILVFSPIISRWVFVVFGQYSRNIWFCIVGKQEWNHISTPFYINDLHALKGNVYTIHNDSCLCEVRLYPTPKVTILEIKNSPKGYFDFPVFVSLGENLYVIDRLLDKKIQEINLSKMEWVSCEKTVEEYAIFISKDMLPAGFVGIEWWFDLHSQCGKFYVSAQSGKNKLFFAKMWYFFHDCLNVIFLDQ, from the coding sequence ATGACCATATCTATTTCTACTGATCCTAATGTGAAAGAGTTTTACTTAAAGGACTTTGAAGGAAGCGAGTTGAAAACCATTCTTCCTCATCTGGATTATAAAACATGTATTGGAGTAAGTTGTGGTTACTTGATTCTGTTTAGTGAGAAAAGAAAGGACTTCTGGCTTCTGAATCCTATCACAAGGCATGACCTTCATGTCCCTTTCCGTGATGCCTACCCCGACCCTCATTCTCTAAGGGGTATTCTTGTCTTTTCACCTATAATATCTCGGTGGGTGTTTGTTGTGTTTGGTCAATACTCTCGTAATATATGGTTTTGTATTGTTGGTAAACAAGAATGGAATCATATCTCCACCCCTTTCTACATCAATGATTTACATGCTTTAAAGGGAAACGTATATACCATACACAATGATAGCTGTTTGTGTGAAGTGAGACTTTATCCAACACCCAAAGTGACAATACTTGAAATCAAGAATTCTCCAAAGGGATACTTTGATTTTCCCGTGTTTgtaagtttgggtgaaaatctttATGTGATTGATCGACTTctagacaagaagattcaagaaatAAATCTTAGCAAAATGGAATGGGTGTCATGTGAAAAGACAGTAGAAGAATATGCAATCTTTATTAGCAAGGATATGCTGCCTGCTGGTTTTGTAGGAATAGAGTGGTGGTTTGATCTTCACTCACAATGTGGGAAATTTTACGTTTCTGCTCAAAGTGGAAAAAACAAGTTGTTTTTTGCAAAAATGTGGTATTTTTTCCATGATTGTTTAAATGTTATTTTTCTAGATCAGTGA